A part of Dermacentor variabilis isolate Ectoservices chromosome 10, ASM5094787v1, whole genome shotgun sequence genomic DNA contains:
- the LOC142559952 gene encoding uncharacterized protein LOC142559952 isoform X1 produces MSRKNRKSSKRRGTKSKSSKSDAGPQPKSSGKPTAEVKPCVTDSKIAPVVETNDNAQAFVTNENTAVAVPGTTTAYEVPLDGAPGTPDRSHWPRQLTASDTQQQPRGNRQLGSGESLADRMQRLACQDASFSYLGPCYHHYNDPYLQKGGCFPTRSECDDDLLPSLRFEPSRTAVGTTALVVPIDGITQVKSLNCIRVTKELETVAPDGIRRVRLNTRLNLLAVDTLKTEVTAALMGIRRLCGVAVEVHEPRSTFKAVGVVNGIPPGMTATDIEAAIRSAVPVLNVRIPHPPSPAIVTFASAQIPDYVNIGFVQHRVHLYVDRPARCKLCGRIGHVMAVCPRPPAFLKGTSGAVNGDSDTFAARRQHCLNCGQDDHDTRSKTCPRWLELLEVSRYRRVNDVDARTAKAAVAASKAVESRSRSVKDDRHHVIRCINSMLANSTSSDVASKVPGNTAPARIVYTVEELLRIGLGTPVCTRPQHFATSSRCLYAWRAVGSIASLFLQKTFIAFVRIFFTPVRSFTTAYHRRFSSSKQAGNGMHRHWEKRSAADLPFMMK; encoded by the exons ATGTCTCGCAAGAACCGCAAGTCATCCAAGCGCCGAGGCACTAAGAGCAAGTCTTCAAAAAGCGACGCGGGCCCGCAGCCTAAATCTTCAGGAAAGCCAACCGCGGAAGTGAAACCATGCGTCACAGATTCCAAGATTGCTCCCGTCGTAGAGACGAACGACAATGCCCAGGCCTTCGTAACTAATGAAAACACGGCAGTAGCAGTTCCCGGTACCACTACGGCTTACGAGGTCCCGCTCGACGGTGCCCCAGGGACACCCGATCGTTCACACTGGCCTCGACAACTCACCGCTAGCGACACCCAGCAGCAACCCCGCGGCAACCGGCAACTGGGCAGTGGCGAGTCCCTGGCCGACAGGATGCAGCGTCTGGCGTGTCAGGACGCCTCGTTCAGCTACTTGGGTCCCTGCTACCATCACTACAACGACCCGTACCTCCAAAAGGGCGGCTGCTTCCCAACGCGCTCGGAATGCGACGACGACTTGTTGCCGTCGCTTCGATTCGAACCGAGTCGCACTGCCGTCGGCACCACTGCCCTTGTCGTGCCCATCGACGGTATTACGCAG GTGAAGAGCCTCAACTGCATCAGGGTCACCAAGGAGCTCGAGACCGTCGCTCCCGACGGCATCCGGAGGGTGCGCCTCAACACGCGCCTCAACCTGCTGGCCGTCGACACGCTGAAGACCGAGGTGACGGCCGCGCTGATGGGCATCCGCCGGCTGTGCGGCGTGGCCGTCGAGGTGCACGAGCCGCGCAGCACGTTCAAGGCCGTCGGCGTCGTGAACGGCATACCGCCCGGCATGACGGCCACCGACATCGAGGCCGCCATACGGTCCGCGGTGCCGGTGCTCAACGTGCGCATACCGCACCCCCCGAGCCCGGCCATTGTGACGTTCGCATCGGCGCAGATACCGGACTACGTGAACATCGGTTTCGTCCAGCACAGGGTCCACCTGTACGTCGACCGGCCGGCCCGCTGCAAGCTGTGCGGCCGCATCGGACACGTCATGGCCGTGTGTCCAAGGCCGCCAGCCTTCCTCAAAGG CACCTCGGGAGCTGTCAACGGCGACTCGGACACGTTCGCGGCGCGGCGGCAGCACTGTCTCAACTGCGGACAGGATGACCACGACACCCGGTCCAAGACGTGCCCGCGCTGGCTCGAGCTGCTCGAGGTGTCCCGATACAGGCGAGTCAACGACGTCGACGCACGAACGGCGAAAGCGGCCGTGGCCGCATCCAAGGCCGTGGAATCCAGGAGCCGCTCAGTCAAGGACGACCGACATCACGTGATCAGGTGCATCAACTCCATGCTGGCCAACTCGACGAGCTCCGACGTCGCATCGAAAGTGCCGGGAAACACGGCACCGGCACGGATAGTCTATACTGTGGAAGAACTCTTGCGGATCGGACTCGGCACGCCCGTATGCACCAGGCCTCAACATTTTGCTACGAGCAGCCGCTGCTTGTATGCATGGAGAGCAGTGGGAAGCATCGCCAGCTTGTTCTTACAGAAGACTTTCATTGCGTTCGTGAGAATTTTTTTCACGCCAGTCAGAAGTTTCACGACGGCTTACCACAGACGTTTCAGTTCATCTAAACAGGCCGGGAACGGAATGCACAGACATTGGGAAAAACGAAGCGCAGCTGACTTGCCCTTCATGATGAAATAA